The Rhinoraja longicauda isolate Sanriku21f chromosome 25, sRhiLon1.1, whole genome shotgun sequence genome has a window encoding:
- the LOC144606086 gene encoding 2'-5'-oligoadenylate synthase 1-like codes for MDNGETLYRTDARNLDDFIKINLEPSGFTVGMKEAVHRICEFLKNQCFMNQPNINVIRAVKGGSSGKGTALRNSSDADLVIFLSCFKSFKNQRDNRHNVLDEIQKMLEKCSKSLAYEIHDIKITISQSEIPPKSLSFILQSTKSSARVEFDVLPTYDALTPQHNYSAAHLELINFVNGNAIKDGEFSPCFTELQREFVKRQPPKVKDLIRLLKYWYKEHVKPRKSELRGGARLPAKYAVELMTIYAWEQGNHQERFDTAQGFRTVLDLICRHQEVCIYWTDYYDVKNPTLADFLTKKLHGNRALILDPADPTGNVASSDGWNVMQNEARKCLRMPCVNNVQAWDVQPVKTFKITVTSLVGKSLQLKANIYYKVSEVKRNIQQEWTIPVSQQRLTFNGTILDDGKTLLDFSIFFDATIQLLTLNTMDILVNYNGRNLTIQVSPNDKVSSLKNKIESLEHLQPSQYYLTFQSQPLEDEKTLKDYSIKQLSTIYVNLRLRGGNELQCSSAEGHSYTV; via the exons ATGGACAACGGCGAAACCCTGTACCGCACAGATGCGAGGAACCTGGACGACTTCATTAAAATAAACTTGGAGCCGAGCGGGTTTACTGTCGGCATGAAGGAAGCCGTGCACAGAATCTGCgagtttttaaagaaccaatgttTCATGAATCAACCCAACATTAATGTGATCAGAGCCGTGAAG GGTGGATCGTCAGGGAAAGGAACAGCTTTAAGAAATAGTTCAGATGCAGATCTTGTCATTTTCCTCAGTTGCTTCAAAAGTTTCAAGAATCAGAGAGACAACAGGCATAACGTTCTGGACgaaattcagaaaatgctggaaaagtgcTCCAAAAGTCTTGCATATGAGATTCATGATATCAAAATCACGATAAGTCAAAGCGAGATCCCACCCAAATCTTTGAGCTTCATATTGCAATCGACAAAGAGTTCAGCGAGGGTGGAATTTGATGTTCTGCCAACCTATGACGCATTAA CACCACAGCACAACTACAGTGCAGCGCATCTCGAATTAATCAATTTTGTAAATGGAAATGCGATCAAGGATGGAGAATTCTCCCCCTGCTTCACTGAACTTCAGAGAGAATTTGTGAAACGGCAACCGCCAAAAGTTAAAGACTTGATTCGCCTGCTGAAATATTGGTACAAGGAG CATGTCAAGCCACGGAAATCAGAGTTGAGAGGTGGAGCGCGACTCCCAGCAAAATATGCGGTGGAGCTAATGACCATCTATGCCTGGGAACAAGGTAATCATCAGGAGAGATTTGATACTGCCCAAGGGTTCCGTACAGTCCTGGACTTGATCTGCCGCCATCAGGAAGTCTGCATCTACTGGACAGATTACTATGATGTCAAAAATCCAACCTTGGCCGACTTTTTAACCAAGAAGCTCCATGGCAATCG agCATTAATTCTTGACCCAGCCGATCCAACTGGAAACGTGGCTTCATCAGATGGTTGGAATGTGATGCAGAATGAAGCCAGGAAATGTCTAAGAATGCCTTGTGTCAATAACGTCCAAGCTTGGGATGTCCAG CCAGTGAAGACATTTAAAATCACTGTGACCAGCCTGGTTGGTAAATCGTTACAAttaaaggccaacatttattacaAGGTCTCTGAAGTCAAACGCAACATTCAGCAAGAATGGACCATTCCAGTCTCCCAGCAACGCCTGACATTCAATGGCACCATTTTGGATGATGGCAAAACCTTGTTGGATTTCAGCATCTTCTTTGATGCAACGATCCAGCTACTCACGCTAAACACAATGGATATATTGGTCAATTACAATGGGCGTAATCTGACAATTCAGGTTTCACCAAACGACAAGGtttcaagtttaaaaaataaaattgaatctCTGGAGCACCTCCAACCAAGTCAGTACTACTTGACCTTTCAATCTCAGCCACTTGAAGATGAAAAGACGCTGAAAGATTACAGCATTAAGCAGCTTTCTACCATCTATGTCAACCTGCGACTGCgtggtggcaatgaactccaatgTTCCAGTGCAGAGGGTCACAGTTACACAGTCTGA